From one Streptococcus pneumoniae genomic stretch:
- a CDS encoding DUF2142 domain-containing protein, with product MEASLKKIISIGLGVVIVVFAQLALPILFDFKFDIKFWEVIIGVVATLIVTNFTDNSKLARNAFFLILFLGTSIALIKPVQYGLDEESHLANAIGLSDSFFFKYSDEKLEDYESVFLHDGIRNQPNYQGDDYWYHVEHKKSSIKGQIKGFDNPAFLPGSIGWNVGRLLSSKVYISYYLGRIFHVLAFAGLVYAAIKLSKAYQEMIYLMGTLPSTMYIVSNYHYDYLYYGASLLVIALLTNILSGKTIITRKVSLLYQGFTTLFIFSKFPLVLVGSLIAALPNKYYDSKKTRYFSFCIFILNFLFALLYSGIIPLFSSANPVTGSSPGLLYFVKHPLPIIRTMLSMPAVIVDNYMIRPLHYVSHQSDILIAITTLLVFSLATIIVLQTSFKLSKNFIIWSIFTLLAVTFLIIYAITGDPRVYSPGNISVGGVQGRYYYFMILMVPILLGNWIQQTLKPQKFSMQQSDAFLTFLQYSMIYLNIFTISIGLYTQI from the coding sequence ATGGAGGCAAGCCTTAAAAAAATTATTAGCATAGGATTAGGAGTCGTTATTGTAGTTTTTGCACAGTTGGCTCTTCCTATTTTGTTTGATTTTAAATTTGATATAAAATTTTGGGAAGTGATTATAGGAGTTGTTGCTACTTTAATTGTTACAAATTTTACGGACAATAGTAAATTAGCTAGAAATGCCTTTTTCTTAATTCTATTTTTAGGAACTTCTATTGCATTGATTAAACCAGTTCAGTATGGTTTAGATGAAGAGTCTCATTTGGCCAATGCGATTGGCTTATCAGATAGCTTCTTCTTTAAGTATTCAGATGAAAAGTTGGAAGACTACGAATCTGTTTTTCTCCATGATGGGATTCGAAATCAACCGAATTATCAAGGAGATGACTATTGGTATCATGTAGAGCATAAAAAGAGTAGTATCAAAGGACAGATTAAGGGATTTGATAATCCAGCTTTCTTACCTGGATCTATCGGTTGGAATGTAGGTCGACTGTTATCTAGTAAGGTTTATATTTCTTATTATTTGGGTCGTATTTTCCATGTATTAGCATTTGCTGGTCTAGTCTATGCAGCAATTAAGCTGAGCAAAGCCTATCAAGAAATGATTTATCTGATGGGTACTCTGCCTTCTACTATGTATATAGTATCGAATTATCATTATGATTATCTTTATTATGGAGCTTCTTTATTAGTAATTGCTTTATTGACTAATATTTTATCAGGTAAAACGATTATTACTAGGAAAGTATCTCTACTTTATCAAGGATTTACTACTTTATTTATTTTTTCTAAGTTTCCTTTAGTTTTGGTAGGGAGCTTGATTGCTGCATTGCCAAATAAATATTATGATTCAAAGAAAACAAGATATTTTTCTTTCTGTATATTTATTCTGAACTTCTTGTTCGCTTTACTTTATTCAGGAATTATTCCTTTATTTTCATCTGCTAATCCTGTTACTGGAAGTAGTCCAGGGTTATTGTATTTTGTTAAACATCCCTTGCCAATTATTAGAACCATGCTTAGCATGCCTGCAGTTATTGTAGATAACTATATGATTCGCCCGCTGCATTATGTTTCACATCAATCAGACATTCTAATTGCAATTACGACTTTATTGGTATTTAGCTTGGCGACTATAATCGTTTTGCAGACTTCGTTTAAACTAAGCAAAAACTTTATTATTTGGAGTATTTTTACACTACTAGCTGTTACATTTCTAATTATCTATGCAATTACAGGTGATCCGAGAGTTTATAGTCCAGGAAATATATCAGTAGGGGGAGTTCAAGGGCGCTATTATTACTTTATGATTTTAATGGTCCCTATCTTGTTAGGAAATTGGATTCAACAAACCTTGAAACCTCAAAAGTTTTCGATGCAACAATCAGATGCATTCCTTACTTTTTTACAATATTCTATGATTTATTTGAATATCTTTACAATTAGTATTGGTCTATATACTCAAATATAA
- a CDS encoding glycosyltransferase family 2 protein, whose amino-acid sequence MGKENKATVFIPVYNGEHDHLEETLEALYRQKTDFDWDVLITDSGSRDNSVQIIERFAEKYGNLQLKRIAKEDYSHGGTRQMAAEISSGEIMVYLSQDAVPYNENWLNEMVAPFALNPNIAGVVARQKPRLSCFPAMKYDIEAVFREQGVEDALTFWTRSDEALKGTYTKESFYSDVCSAAPREFLVNQIGYRQVAYSEDYEYGKDIVDAGYIKVYNAKAIVEHSNDVLLSDYKKRIFDETYNIRVNSGTTNRISLVTVWVTVFKDSLKDSVRICRDRDFSWKRKLYWLVVNPLFHLEKWRGIRLANNVDLSADNSQYSLEKSKGNIEG is encoded by the coding sequence ATGGGTAAAGAAAATAAAGCGACTGTCTTTATTCCTGTGTATAATGGAGAACATGATCATTTAGAAGAGACTTTAGAAGCACTCTATCGACAAAAAACAGATTTTGACTGGGATGTATTGATCACAGATTCAGGTTCTCGAGATAACTCTGTGCAAATCATTGAGCGATTTGCTGAGAAATATGGCAATCTTCAACTAAAGAGAATTGCAAAAGAAGACTATTCTCACGGAGGAACGCGCCAAATGGCAGCAGAAATTTCTTCGGGAGAAATCATGGTTTATTTGAGCCAAGATGCAGTTCCTTATAATGAAAATTGGTTGAACGAGATGGTTGCTCCCTTTGCGTTAAATCCTAATATAGCAGGAGTTGTCGCACGTCAGAAACCTCGTTTAAGCTGTTTTCCAGCGATGAAATATGATATTGAAGCAGTATTTCGTGAGCAGGGAGTTGAAGATGCTCTAACTTTTTGGACACGATCGGATGAGGCATTAAAAGGAACATATACCAAAGAGTCTTTTTATAGCGATGTGTGCTCAGCTGCTCCTCGTGAATTTTTGGTTAATCAGATTGGTTATCGTCAGGTAGCTTATTCTGAAGATTACGAGTATGGAAAAGATATTGTAGATGCAGGCTACATTAAAGTTTATAACGCTAAAGCGATTGTAGAACATTCTAATGATGTTCTTTTGTCAGATTATAAAAAAAGAATTTTTGATGAAACATACAATATTCGCGTAAATAGTGGTACAACGAATCGGATCTCTTTAGTGACTGTATGGGTGACAGTATTTAAAGATAGTTTGAAGGATTCTGTACGAATTTGCAGAGATCGAGATTTTTCATGGAAACGAAAATTGTATTGGTTAGTTGTGAATCCCTTATTTCATTTGGAAAAATGGAGGGGGATTCGCTTAGCCAATAACGTGGATTTATCTGCGGATAATAGTCAATATTCGTTAGAGAAGAGTAAAGGAAATATAGAGGGATAG